The following is a genomic window from Coleofasciculaceae cyanobacterium.
TTAATTAAAATTGGTGTGACTTCAGGTTTACGTCAGCTACTAGAATATGGCTTCTTCCACGCCGATCCTCATCCTGGTAATTTGTTTGCCACTCTTGATGGGCGAATGGCTTACATTGACTTTGGCATGATGGATCAACTTAGTGAGTCGATGAAGGAAACTATTGCTAGTGCAGTAGTGCAGTTAATTAACCGTGACTATGAAGCTCTAGCGGTAGATTTTGTTAATTTAGGCTTTTTGACTCCAAATACCGATATTCGACCAATAATTCCGGCTTTAGAAACTGTTCTGGGTAATGCAGTCGGGGAAAGCGTGGGCAATTTTAATTTTAAAACCATCACTGATGAATTTTCTGAATTGATGTATGAATATCCCTTCCGTCTTCCTGCTAAATTTGCCCTAATTATTCGCTCTTTAATTACTCAAGAAGGATTAGCGCTAAGCCTAAACCCCGATTTTAAAATTGTGGAAGTATCCTATCCTTATGTATCACAAAGGTTATTAACAGGAGAATCACCTCAACTTAGAAGGCGTTTACTCGACGTATTAATTAAAGACGGTAAATTCCAGTGGAAAAGACTGGAAAATATGATTGAAATTGCTAGTTCTGATGATAATTTTGATATTTTGCCCACCGCCCGTCTAAGCTTACAATATCTTCTTTCCGAAGAAGGAAAGTATTTACGTCAACAGTTACTCATGGCGTTAACTGAGGGCGATCGCCTTCATACCGATGAAGTCAAAAGGCTTTGGAGTCTAATTCAGGACGATATCAAACCGCAAAAAATAATCGATCTTGCCTTCAGTACTTTCCGTCAAATTTCTGCCGATAGTGTGGCAGCAATTCTTCCTTATGCTCCCGCTTCAAGATAAAGTAGTAAAGCAACTTCTCTTAATCAAGATTAACCATTACATGTATTATCTGCCCCAACCACCTTTTCTAGTAGCTATTCTGGGAGTGTTTATTGCCATCACCTGTGGCTCAGCATTTCAAAATCTTTTAGAGCAGAAGTTGCGGGAATCATATCAAAACGTTCGACAACCAGGCTCATTTAGAATAGATAGAACCAAAGATTTAGTTATCGCCGCTACTTTCTGGGGAATTGGTCTAGGAATATGGGTGTTTTTAGGTGGCGGCTTGTTAGTCTTAGGCTTTGGGATCATTCCTTCCTATGGTGTCTCTCTGGTGCTAACGCTTTTTACTAGTTCACTAGTTTGGGATCAGATCAACGATGTTCTTTTGCAGTTAAAAGAAGGTGGCTCAAAAGCCCTGGAACTAGACTGATGCTTAATTACTTAATTACAATTAGAAATAGTAAAGATAGCCACAACTTATTCTAATTAATGTAACTCTTGTCGCCAAATCCAGAGGATGTCAGAATAGAAAGAGTTATTAAAAATAAATAAGACTAATAAATAACTAGTAACTTAACCAACTTTATTAAATTGAGTTCAGGAGAAAATTCTCATGGCTGAAGAAAGTAAACCCAACGGTACTCAAGCAAAAACAAGTAGTGACACTAGTAAAACTACATCGACTAAAGCTAGCACAGTCAAAAGCGCAACACCTAACAAAACTGCATCGACCAAAAAAGAAGATAACGATAGCGATCGCGCTCTAACTTTATCAATACAACCTAGGAGTTTACTACCTCAAAATCGACCTATTGAACCTAGTAGTTTAGAGATAGTTCACACCTATTCCTCGGTCGGTTCAGATCGCCCAGTTTCTAAAGGAACAATAAAATTTAGCAGTTCTATAGCCATATCTGGTAATCGTCCTATTGCTGCTAGCACTCTTCAAGTCAGCGATTCTTATGTTATGGGAAATCGCCCTGTCGCTTCCAATGAGTCAGATGAAACTACTGCTTTAATGGGATATTTGGATTAAGTATTTCTTTAGTTACTAGTAGTAAAAAAGCTGAGAAGCTAATCTGATATGTAAACTACTTATTGATTCGCTTCTCATTTTTTATTGTTTTAAAATAATTTTTTTACTTCGGTTGCTGAATTGCTCTAACTGAAGTTTTTCATTTTCATTGTGGAGATCGACAATGAAAGCTAGCCTAAGGCTAGAATAGCGAGAAAACTTACTTGATTTGATGATATAAGTCCAAGTATTGCTGGGCTATGGTCGATTTATCAAATCGTTTTATCTCGTCTGGCTCAAATGAGCTTGAATGTTCAATAGCTTGAATTAAAGCGTGACTCAAATTAGCGATCGCTTTACCCTTCAGCGAAAAATAAGTACATTTTGCACTAGCAATCTCTCGAAAGATAGGAATATCAGAACAGACGACGCGATCGCTAAAATATAAAGCCTCTGCCAAAGGTAAACAAAAACCTTCCGTAGAAGAAGCAATGACAAAAACCTGGCATTTTTGATACAGCCAACCCAATTCGCGATCGCCGATTGCTGACAATAAACTTACTGTAGTTTCTAGATTCAAGTGTCCGATTAACCGCTGAATATTTTCTGTTTCAGGGCCAGAAGTACCGACAATAACTAATTGGCAATCTTGCTTAATTTTATTAGTTTTTAATAGTTCAGCATAAGCTTGAATTAGCAAATCTAAATTTTTGTTCTGCCGATGTTGAGCGACTGACAAGAAGAATCGACTATGTTCGGTAAACTGTTGAGGAGCCTTAGTTTCTAGTCCCTCAAAGTCTACGTAGTTATAAACCACCTCAACTTTTTGCTGAGGCTTGAGGTTAGGAAAGTAAAATTTTAACTTGTCAGCAGTAACTTGAGATACACAGGGCAGCCCATCACTATTACTAATTGCTTGTTTTAAAAATAAACGATTAAACCAAACTTGGGGAAAGCCAAAGTTTTCAGGACATTCGTAGGGATATAGATCGTGAATTGTAGTGACTACAGGAGCATTAAATTTAGCTCTCAGAAAAGGAAAAGGAAAAGAAAGATGAACTACATCAGCATCTAGCTGATTTGCTAGCTGAGGTAAGCCTTTGAGAAACCAGATATTTCTCACGACGGAACTATTTTTGATGTTGACATTAACTAATTTAATTTTATTAGAGTCCAAAGCAAAAGCAGTTTCAAAATAGTATTGTTGCCAAGAGCCAACAACTAAACTAATTTTAGTCACTTCTGGTTTGTCGGCTAAACAACGAGCTAGGTTGGCTGCGTGTCGGCAAACACCAGTCGGTTTAATCGGTCGATGTAAGGCTGCAATAAAAACGTGCATATTATACTAAATCCTGTTTGGATAGAACACTTTAAGGTTAGGTAAGTCAGAAGCGATGCAGCGGACGCGGAGCTTATACTAAAGCCCTAAAGGATTCCCTTCGGTCACACTCGCTTCGCATCGTCCGAAGGTGTCCTAAAGGATACACCTACGGATATACCCTTTAGGGAATCATGCACGGGCAAGTCCAAAGGAATCAGCTAGTCCTAAAGGATAAGGGGATAACATCAGAGGAGTTATAGCTACTTTAAGTCAAGAGTACTTTATTAATCGGATCTAGTATTATTTATACTCTGGATGTAGATCGCTTAAGTTTTGGGTCAGGTAAAAGCTAGCCAATCTATTTTTTGGCAATAAATATTTAACCTTAGTTCTTCTCAAGGTCATATTTTAAGCTAGAACCAGCTTTCCAAGCCGGGATATCTTTCTCATAAGCGCCAATCTCAGGAAATCTCCCCGCAAAATCTGTGGTAATTTGCGGAATATTCACTCCCGCATCAACCGCAGGAGAATCGGCTTGGGGAGTAAAGTTTGGCATAGATCTAGTAAATTTAGCTTGAGATTCTTCGCTAGGAGGTTGAACAAATTTTACGTCTGCATCAATAAACAGATTATTAGACTCTTGATCGGCAACTATTTCTTGAGAACCTGCAAAAATATTATTTCGCGCTTCAACAGGACCATCATTTAAATATACATCCCCGAGAAAAGTGTTATTGAATACTCGTTCGTATCCCCGTGGGCTTCCTGCGACCAAGCTATAGTTATCTTTACTACCAGTTAAGTTCCAGACCACATTGTGGTGAATAGTGCTATTAAAACTTTCAATGTCTAAATAAATTCCGCGAGTTCCCCAAAAGGGACTGAAGGCTTGAGTATCTCTAATCCAATTGTGATGGATTGAGCCACCTTCTAAATTGACATGGCAGCAAACATAAACTGCACCTAAATCGGTACTAAGCATACCGAAGTTAGAAATGTCGTTATAGGCAATTTCGATATTGCGCCCATCTATTCCTGCGGTATGCCAATCCCAGCTAATTGCGTCTCTACCAGTACGCTTAATTGTGTTGTAGGTGATCTTATGACCATTGCCGTTGATCCGAACAGGAGCAGCATAGGACACTTGATAGTTAGTGTTAGTAATAATATTATTAGTTACTTGATGATCATTCCCTTCTAGTAAAACACCATTGCCAGAACTCCAATCGATCACCGAATTCTTTAAGATGTGACCATCGCCCCGTAGCTGAATCCCCGTATCATGAGCATGAGCAGCCAAAAATAAAGCATCGTCAGAATCATCAGCTTTTTCAGATTCTGGTAAAGGTGGCAGGGTCATGTGATGGGAGACATATTTAGCACGAATACCGTCAATCACGACCCCAGTACTGCGATCGCTAGTAGTGATAGTATTAGCAAAAAGATTTAAGTTGCGTACAGTAATATAAGAGCGATCGCTTAGATCGAAAGCAAAGTTGCGCTGTTTGGCTTCTACTGTTTGAGGAGTTTTACTATCGGGTGACCAAAGGTAAAGGTTTTGGCTACTACCGTCATAAAACCATTCTCCTTCAGCATCAAGTAATTCTAATTTGCCAAAAAGATAAAACCAAAATCCGCCCCTGTCCCAAGGAGCAGTCATTTGGGCGGTTAATTTTTCCGCCGTACCACCAGTTATCTTACCAGTACGGGTGGTATACCATTCGTTAGTCCAAACTCTCGCCCCAACCCATCCTTCAGACAAGCTAGGTATCTCGCTGTTTTCAATGGTGGCGGCTGTTCCTCCCTGACTTTTTATTCCTCCACCAAGCAATGTGGGACGCAACAAATCTCGCTGGGAATCTAAATTGGGGAACCGAGCTTCTGGCATCATTTCTCCGTTGACAAAAATTTGATTAGCTAAAAAGCCCGTATCATTATAGCCATCACTAGGTAAAGTTACATCACTACGATAGATTGAACCGCGATGTGGCAACAAGTCTTTTACTACTTCTACTCCAGAAATTGTCACCTGCTCGTTTTTATAGGCTGCAAAAACTATTGGTTTTTCCTTAGTTCCTGAAACTTTTGGCTGTATTGTTTCTCGATAAGTCCCTTTTCTTAACCAGCAGGTTTCTCCTGGTTGAACAGCATCAGCACACTTTTGAACAGTTTTAAAAGGGCGATCGATTGTGCCAGGATTATCGTTAGAACCATTAGGAGAGACAAAATATCCTTCTGGCTCACATACAGACATAGCAAGGCTGGCAAAAATACCAGTACCAAAAACGATAGTTCTTAGTTTCTTAATAAACATTATCAAAATTCATCGTAAAAATTATGTTGAGCAATGCCCGATCTCTAAAATGCTCGATTGAATTCAGGCATTCAAGATTAGCTATTTTTAAATTCGCCGACGCAATCTTTATAAACTTTGGCTAGCCATTTTCCTTTGGCTTCCCAACTGTAAAGTTCTTTGACTCGCTGTTGACCCATTTGTCCCATCTGGACGCACAAGTTGGGATTTTGAGCCAATTTCACCATTGCTTTTGCCAGATCGTTAACTGCCTGTTCTGGGCTATGAGCAGGAACTTTGATGCCAATATCTGGTGTTACCGTTTCTCCTGGTCCTCCCAAATCTAGGCACAAAATTGGTCTTCCCGATGCCATTGCTTCTAGAGGTACCCATCCTCCTGAATCATGTAAACTGGGATGGACTAAAGCAGAACACTGCCCTAACTTGACTAAAACTTCTTTTCTATCTAACAAGCCAAAAAAAGTTACTCTTTCAGCAATATTTAAGTCCTTTGCCAAAGCTTGTAAATTTTCTAGTTCAGGTCCTTCTCCCACAACCCAATATTCGGCATCTGCTAAGTTAGCTTGAGCAAATGCTCGCAATCCTAAATAAATTCCTTTCCAGTGCAGCAGTCTGGCAATATTAATAAATCTGACTGATTCGGCCTTGGGAGGGGTACACTGACTAAGTTGCTCAATTTCTGATAAAGATATACCTGTCTCTGAAGCCTGTTTTACTGCAAACGCACCCAATTTGCTGAGTTTTTTGGCAGTATCCTTAGTAGTCGCATAAGCAATCGTGCTGTTTTTAGCAGTCAAACGAGTTAAAGGATCTAATTCACCGATGCCTCGCCATGCCTCACGCAGAATTTCATATAGCTTGTTTTTCCAATGGAAATCAGTCCAAAACTTTGCTGGTGCAGATTCTCCACCGCCAACAGGCCCCCAAATGAAAGGTATTGGTAATAAGGAAAGTAGACTGGGAACGGAATAACGAACAAAGGTAACGTGATGAGCAATGTCAAATTTAATATGACGGTGCATTTTTTGAGCAACAAAATATGCCTGAATTTGCCATAAATAGTAGTGAAGCTGCATCGCCCCAGATTGTCCCCAACGTAGACTATCTTTCCAGAAGGGAAGAGTAAAATAAACAAAGTGTAAATTAGGAATTGGATGGCGTGCTAATTCTGCTTCAATTATTGTTTTGCTTTCATCTGGTCTAGTAAATACCCAAACTTCATGATATTTGGCAACTTCTTTAGCTAAATTCCAACCTACACCACGTTCAGAACCTTTACCTGGTTCACAAGAATATGCAGACAGCAGTACTTTCATAGGATTTATAGTAGTAATAAGAACTATTAATTAGAAATAAATAAAACTTTGATAACTTTTTCTATTTAAACTAAGCAGGCACTTTGCTTCGAGAATTGACTATTTCTTCATAGAGATTTGCTGTTTGCTCTACGGTTTTTTTCCAAGTAAATTCTTTTACCCTAACCAAGCCTTTATTGATTAAATTTTGGCGATAAATAGTATCTTTTTGCAAACGAATTACAGCTTTAGTTATTGCTTCAACATCTGTTGGTTCTACTAAAATTGCTGCATCACCAGCCACCTCTGGTAAAG
Proteins encoded in this region:
- a CDS encoding glycosyltransferase; its protein translation is MKVLLSAYSCEPGKGSERGVGWNLAKEVAKYHEVWVFTRPDESKTIIEAELARHPIPNLHFVYFTLPFWKDSLRWGQSGAMQLHYYLWQIQAYFVAQKMHRHIKFDIAHHVTFVRYSVPSLLSLLPIPFIWGPVGGGESAPAKFWTDFHWKNKLYEILREAWRGIGELDPLTRLTAKNSTIAYATTKDTAKKLSKLGAFAVKQASETGISLSEIEQLSQCTPPKAESVRFINIARLLHWKGIYLGLRAFAQANLADAEYWVVGEGPELENLQALAKDLNIAERVTFFGLLDRKEVLVKLGQCSALVHPSLHDSGGWVPLEAMASGRPILCLDLGGPGETVTPDIGIKVPAHSPEQAVNDLAKAMVKLAQNPNLCVQMGQMGQQRVKELYSWEAKGKWLAKVYKDCVGEFKNS
- a CDS encoding glycosyltransferase family 1 protein; this translates as MHVFIAALHRPIKPTGVCRHAANLARCLADKPEVTKISLVVGSWQQYYFETAFALDSNKIKLVNVNIKNSSVVRNIWFLKGLPQLANQLDADVVHLSFPFPFLRAKFNAPVVTTIHDLYPYECPENFGFPQVWFNRLFLKQAISNSDGLPCVSQVTADKLKFYFPNLKPQQKVEVVYNYVDFEGLETKAPQQFTEHSRFFLSVAQHRQNKNLDLLIQAYAELLKTNKIKQDCQLVIVGTSGPETENIQRLIGHLNLETTVSLLSAIGDRELGWLYQKCQVFVIASSTEGFCLPLAEALYFSDRVVCSDIPIFREIASAKCTYFSLKGKAIANLSHALIQAIEHSSSFEPDEIKRFDKSTIAQQYLDLYHQIK
- a CDS encoding AarF/ABC1/UbiB kinase family protein — protein: MNYSQLEPSHSLRYDAEAIASHYRFRPWQVIWRAIAVIWLFGNFVLRLYLDKLTNTEATNRAKRATQLRKIITTLGPTYIKVGQALSTRPDLIRKDFLDELTKLQDQLPPFDNRIAFRIIESGLGRSITEIYREFSPNPVAAASLGQVYKAVLHTGETVAVKVQRPNLRPKLSLDLYLMRLLAGWVEPWLPLNLGHDLALIVDEFGAKLFEEIDYLNEAKNAEQFAQNFAGDPEVKVPAIYNQYSNNFVLTLEWIDGIKLTDLAKLEAAGLNADNLIKIGVTSGLRQLLEYGFFHADPHPGNLFATLDGRMAYIDFGMMDQLSESMKETIASAVVQLINRDYEALAVDFVNLGFLTPNTDIRPIIPALETVLGNAVGESVGNFNFKTITDEFSELMYEYPFRLPAKFALIIRSLITQEGLALSLNPDFKIVEVSYPYVSQRLLTGESPQLRRRLLDVLIKDGKFQWKRLENMIEIASSDDNFDILPTARLSLQYLLSEEGKYLRQQLLMALTEGDRLHTDEVKRLWSLIQDDIKPQKIIDLAFSTFRQISADSVAAILPYAPASR